The Gordonia mangrovi genome includes the window CTGCTCAACGACGACGGTGTCCAGTTCATGGACTACGAATGGGGCGGTTTCCGCGACGCCACCCTCGATATCGCCTACGCCCTGGTGACCTGCGGCGCACAGCTCTCGCCGGTGAACGCCGGGCATCGGGCCGATCTGGAGGTCGCGCTGGTCGACGCCTGGCGATCCGAGGTGCACGCGATCTGGCCGGCCCTGCGTCGGGACGTCGACTGTGCCCGCAAGATCCTGACCGCGCGACTGCTCTGGACCTGGTTGTCCACCACCTGGATGCTGCCCGCGCAGGACCTGGCCGCCGTGGCGGAGATCCGTCAGATCAACCGGGCCGGCTTCGTGGTCAGCCCGGCCGGCTACACCCACGACTGGGCGTTGCACACCAATGACCCGCGAGTGGTGGTGGCCCGGTGGACCGACCTGTCTGCGGCGGCGGTACGCGGCGGGGATCCGACGATCGCCGAATTCGCCGCGGAACTCGGGGCGGCTCTGCAGCGCACCTGGCTGACCTGACGCCGGACATGGATGGGCTCTTCGACCCACCTGCCGGTACGCGCGCCGAGCCAGGTGGTGCTGTGCCCGGGGGTCTGGTGTCCGGCGCGTCGTCGGCGCTGACCGGCGAGCCGTCGTCCACGGCGCCGCTCGCGGTCCGGATGCGGCCGCGGTCGCTCGACGAGATCGTCGGCCAGCAGCACCTGCTCGGCGCCGGATCGCCGCTGCGTCGCCTGATCAACGGGTCGGGTGCGGCCTCGGTGATGCTCTACGGACCCCCGGGCACCGGCAAGACCACGATGGCCGCGCTGATCTCGCGTGCCACCGGCGGCCGGTTCGAAGCCCTGTCCGCGTTGTCGGCGGGGGTCAAGGAGGTGCGGGCCGTCATCGACGTGGCGAGACGGCGGCTGGTCGACGGCCAGCAGACCGTCCTGTTCATCGACGAGGTCCACCGGTTCTCCAAGACGCAGCAGGACGCGCTGCTCGATGCGGTGGAGAACCGGATCGTGCTGCTGGTCGCCGCGACCACGGAGAATCCGTCGTTCTCGGTGGTCGCGCCGTTGCTGTCCCGGTCGCTGGTGCTGCAACTGCGTTCGCTGACCGACGCCGACATCCGCGAGGTGCTCGGCCGGGCGCTGTCCGACCCGCGCGGCCTCGACGCCCGCGTCGAGGTGACCGACGCAGCGCTCGATCACCTCGTCGCGGTGGCCGGCGGAGACGCCCGCCGCGCCCTGACCGCGCTGGAGGCCAGCGCGGATGCCGCACTACGGGCCGAAGACCAGGACGGGGACTCCATCGGTGAGGACGGCGAGGCCGGCGACGCGGCCACACCGGCGGTGCCCCTGATCGACGTCGCCGATGTCGAGGCGGCGATCGACCGAGCCGCCGTGCGCTACGACCGTGACGGTGACCAGCACTACGACGTGACCAGCGCGTTCATCAAATCGATCCGTGGTTCCGACGTCGACGCCGCGCTGCACTATCTGGCCCGGATGATCGCCGCGGGGGAGGACCCACGCTTCATCGCCCGTCGGCTGATGATCCACGCCAGCGAAGACATCGGTATGGCCGATCCGATGGCACTGCAGACCGCCGTCGCCGCAGCGCAGGTGGTCGCCCTGGTGGGCATGCCGGAAGCCCGCCTGGCACTGACCCAGGCGACCATCCACCTGGCGACCGCACCGAAATCGGCCGGGGTGGTCTCCGCCATCGGCGCCGCGATCGCCGATATCGAGGCCGGGAAGTCGGGCGCGGTGCCGGCACATCTGCGCGACAGCCACTATGCCGGTGCGAAGGGCCTGGGCAGTGGCATCGGCTATCGCTACCCCCACGACGACCCCGACGGCGTCCTGGCACAGCAGTACCCGCCCGACGATCTCGTGGGCGTCGACTACTACCACCCCACCGACCACGGCCACGAGCGCGAGATCAGCGCACGGCTGGGCAAGTTGCGCTCCATCGTGCGGGGTGTCACCGGGCGGGCGCGTCGACGGTAGGCTGGTGTGTCGACCAGCCCGGACGCGGCGATCGCGCGGGCAGCGGCCCACGTCGACCGCGTGACCGACCACCACCTCAAGGACGAACTCAGTGCAGACGCATGACATCAGGCAGCGCTTCCTGGATCACTTCATCAAGGCGGGACACACCGAGGTGCCCAGCGCCTCGCTGGTCCTCGACGATCCGAACCTGCTGTTCGTCAACGCGGGCATGGTGCCGTTCAAGCCGTACTTCCTCGGCGAGCAGACGCCGCCGTTCGACCGCGCCACCAGCGTGCAGAAGTGCGTGCGCACCCTCGACATCGACGAGGTCGGCATCACCACCCGACACAACACCTTCTTCCAGATGGCCGGCAACTTCTCGTTCGGCGACTACTTCAAGCGCGAGGCGATCGAATTCGCCTGGACGCTACTGACCAACAGTGTCGAAGAGGGTGGCTACGGGATCGACCCGCAGAAGCTGTGGCCGACGGTCTACCTCGACGACGACGAGGCCGAGGCGATCTGGCGCGACGAGATCGGGGTGCCCGCCGAACGCATCCAACGACGTGGACTCAAGGACAACTACTGGTCGATGGGTGTGCCCGGCCCCTGCGGGCCGTGCTCGGAGATCTTCTACGACCGCGGACCGGCCTACGGCGTCGAAGGCGGACCCGAAGCCGACGAGGACCGCTACATCGAGATCTGGAATCTCGTGTTCATGCAGAACGTCCGCGGCCCGGGCGGCGGTAAGGACAACTACGAGATCCTGGGCCCGCTGCCGAAGAAGAACATCGACACCGGGATGGGGATCGAACGCGTCGCGTGCATTCTGCAGGGTGTCGACAACGTTTACGAGACCGACCTGCTCAAGCCGATCATCGACCTCGCGTCGCGGCTGACCGGTCGTGCCTACGGCGCCGGAAACCACGACGATGACGTGCGGTTCCGGGTGATCGCCGACCATGCCCGGACCGCGGCGCTGCTCATCGGCGACGGTGTGCTGCCCGGCAACGACGGTCGCGGCTACGTGCTGCGGCGCCTGCTGCGGCGGGTGGTGCGGTCGGTCCGGCTGCTGACCGCCGGGAGTGAAGCGAGCGGGGTGGTCCCGACAGCCGCCGAACAGCCCACGATGGACGATTTCATCTCGCTGGTCGTCGACACCATGTCACCGTCGTATCCGAACCTGGCCGAACAGCGCGACCACATCATCGACGTCGCCGTCGCCGAGGAGGCGTCGTTCAGCAAGACCCTCGCCGCCGGCTCGAAGCTGTTCGCCGACGCCGCGACAGCGACCAAGGCTGCCGACCGCACCACCATCAGCGGGGACGACGCATTCACCCTGCACGACACGTACGGGTTCCCGATCGACCTCACCCTGGAGATGGCCGCCGAAGCCGGCCTCGCCGTCGATCGCGAGGGTTTCACCGCGCTGATGGCCGAGCAGAAGCAGCGCGCCAAGGCCGATGCGACCGCTCGCAAGTCCGGCCACGCGGACCTGTCGGTGTACCGC containing:
- the alaS gene encoding alanine--tRNA ligase, giving the protein MQTHDIRQRFLDHFIKAGHTEVPSASLVLDDPNLLFVNAGMVPFKPYFLGEQTPPFDRATSVQKCVRTLDIDEVGITTRHNTFFQMAGNFSFGDYFKREAIEFAWTLLTNSVEEGGYGIDPQKLWPTVYLDDDEAEAIWRDEIGVPAERIQRRGLKDNYWSMGVPGPCGPCSEIFYDRGPAYGVEGGPEADEDRYIEIWNLVFMQNVRGPGGGKDNYEILGPLPKKNIDTGMGIERVACILQGVDNVYETDLLKPIIDLASRLTGRAYGAGNHDDDVRFRVIADHARTAALLIGDGVLPGNDGRGYVLRRLLRRVVRSVRLLTAGSEASGVVPTAAEQPTMDDFISLVVDTMSPSYPNLAEQRDHIIDVAVAEEASFSKTLAAGSKLFADAATATKAADRTTISGDDAFTLHDTYGFPIDLTLEMAAEAGLAVDREGFTALMAEQKQRAKADATARKSGHADLSVYREFLDRGPTMFTGFDELVSEAKVLGLVSDGARVQSAAPGQELVVVLDRSPLYAESGGQMADVGTITTGDGVRLRVTDVQKAGKSVWLHKVTVDEGEIAEGDEVIAAVDQSWRHGATQGHSGTHMVHAALREVLGPTATQAGSLNRPGYLRFDFHSGKPLSESQRREIEEISNAAVEANHPVHTFETGLTEAKQMGAIALFGENYGDVVRVVEIGGPFSMELCGGTHVASSAQIGPVTVIGESSVGSGIRRVEAYVGMDSFRYLSKERALMAGLASSLKVPSDEVPGRVEQLVTRLKDAEREVERLRADSARSAAGGLIDSATASGDTLLVGGLVPGGLDANGLRGLATDLRGKVGDRLAVIALFAPSADGAKVPFVVATTEAARGRGIKAGDLVKEVAPLVGGRGGGKPDLAQGAGSDPAGIDSAMARVRELVRDR
- a CDS encoding replication-associated recombination protein A produces the protein MDGLFDPPAGTRAEPGGAVPGGLVSGASSALTGEPSSTAPLAVRMRPRSLDEIVGQQHLLGAGSPLRRLINGSGAASVMLYGPPGTGKTTMAALISRATGGRFEALSALSAGVKEVRAVIDVARRRLVDGQQTVLFIDEVHRFSKTQQDALLDAVENRIVLLVAATTENPSFSVVAPLLSRSLVLQLRSLTDADIREVLGRALSDPRGLDARVEVTDAALDHLVAVAGGDARRALTALEASADAALRAEDQDGDSIGEDGEAGDAATPAVPLIDVADVEAAIDRAAVRYDRDGDQHYDVTSAFIKSIRGSDVDAALHYLARMIAAGEDPRFIARRLMIHASEDIGMADPMALQTAVAAAQVVALVGMPEARLALTQATIHLATAPKSAGVVSAIGAAIADIEAGKSGAVPAHLRDSHYAGAKGLGSGIGYRYPHDDPDGVLAQQYPPDDLVGVDYYHPTDHGHEREISARLGKLRSIVRGVTGRARRR